CGATGGCCTACTACTCGTTCGGCGGGTGGAAGGACTCGCTGTTCGGCGACAGCCACGCCCACGGCATGGAGGGCGTCCACTTCTACACCCGGACGAAGGCCGTGACGGCGCGCTGGCTCGACCCGTCCCACGGCGGGGTGAACCTCGGCTTCCCCACCAGCGGCTGAGGACCCCGCGATAATTACCTACCGGGCGCGATTTCGAGTTGTCAATTTCCGTCCGCCGCGGCCGGATGAATAATGGCACCACCCCATTGACTGGATCTGTGTCCGGCGACACAATCTGACTGTCTACCTTAATTGATGCGAATTCAAAAGTCAGGGTCGGCAGTAGGAAACCCGTGGTCGTCAGGCCGCGGGCCGGTGGAGCCGGATGTGCAGGAGAGCCGCGCTATGACCGCAGGCGACCACGCCGCCGAAGTGGACGCGCTCGGAAGGCGATTCCCGGGCTGGACCATTTGGTTCGGCCTGTTCACCGGCCATTGGTGGGCGCTGCCGCCCAAGGACCGCGACGTCGGGGACCTCCTCGAGGCCGACACTCCGCAGCGGCTCATCGCGCGGATCGAGGTGGTCTCGGGCTCCCCGCCGGCCTGGCGGCCGGCGGGCGGGCCGGCGCCCCCCGGCGGCCCCTTCCGGCCGCCCGGCGACATCCGGCAGGACGTGCGGCGTCCCTCGAACCTCCTCCGTCTCGAGGGCGTCACACCGCCGCCGTCCGGCCGGGTACCGGTGATCGCGTGGCCGGGCGGCACCGCAGGGTGATCCGCCGTTCCCCACCCCCGCCACGCGCACCGGTGCCGCCGAGGCCCCGGACGGGACGCGAGCCCGCGCCATATCCTCTCCAGCAACCTCCGTTTATGGCGCGGACGCCAGCACCCACCGTCCTTCCGGGGCCCGGCGGCCTCCCCTTCCAGCGGTCCGGCCGAAATCCGCCGCAAAGAGCGCGGCAATGGTCATGAATCTGTCACCCGCGGGAAAGCCCACCGGGAAACAGCCGAGTCGCGATCTTCGGTAATTCCGGCCGGAGCGCCAGCGGTGCGGAGGGAAAGTCCCGTGAGACCGGCGATCACATCGTCCGCGTCCGCCGCGACCCGCGCAATGGCCGCCGGAGGCTTCCGGCGCCGTCGTCCGCGGGCGGGGTCCGTGCGTCCTTCCGCCGCGGAGACGCTACGCTGCGCCGACGGGCCCGTTCGCGAGGGGGAGGGCCCTGGCACGGATCGGGAGCGACATGCGGCGCAGGGCCACGGCACGGGTCAAGGCGGCGGCGGCCCTGGCGGCGGCCGCGGCACTCGGCGCCGCGGGGCTCGGCGCGTGCAGCGGCGGGGACGACAAGCCCGTGGGCGTCGCCAAGGTGGTGAGCACCCTCGGCCCCGGCGAGGGCGCGCTGAACCTCCTGACGCTGCCCGGCTCGGTGGAGAGCGGCGGCACCGACCCGCGCGTGGACTGGGTCACGCCCTTCCAGGAGCGCACCGGCTGCAAGATCGGCCTGAAGGTCGTCAAGACGCCCGAGGAGATGGCCGACCTCATGCGCGACCGGGGCCGCCGCTACGACGGCGTCGCCGCGCCGCCGGAGGTCGCCGGGCGGCTGGTCGAGGAGAACCAGGCCGTCCCGATCAACCCCGACCTCGTGGACGGCTACAAGAAGCTCGAACCGAGGCTGCGCAAGCTCCTCGAACGCGACGGCAAGCACTACGGCCTGCCGTACGTGTGGGGCTCCAACCTGCTGATGTACGACACCCGGGCCGTCCCGCCGCCGGCGGGCTGGGCCGCGCTGTTCGACCCCGCCCAGGCCCGCCGCTACTCGGGGAAGATCGTCATGCGGGACAGCCCGCTCGCGATCGCCGAGGCCGCGCTCTACCTCAAGGGCAGGCAGCGCAAGCTGAAGATCCGCGACCCCTACTCGCTGACGCCGGCGCAGCTCGCCGCCGCCGGGCGGGTCCTGACCCGGCAGCGCCCGTACGTGGGGGAGTACTGGGACCTTCCGGCCGACGCCGTCAGCGCGTTCGCCGGGGGCCGGGCCGTGCTCGGCCAAGCCTGGCCCTACCACGCGGACGTGCTGAACCGCGCGTCGCGGCCCGTCCAGGGCGTCATCCCGTCCGAGGGCGCGACCGGGTGGATGGACGCGTGGATGATCGGTGCCCGCGTCCAGCATCCCAACTGCATGTACCAGTGGCTCCAGTGGACGGCCTCGCCCGACGTCCAGCAGCAGGTCGCCGAGTGGACGGGGGTCGCCCCCGCCAACCCGCAGGCGTGCTCGGGCGACCGCCTCAAGTCCGGCTTCTGCGCCGCCTACCACGTCGGCGACCGCGGCTACCTCGACAAGATCGTGTTCGCGCACGCGCCCTCGAAGACGTGCGGCGGCGAGTCGGGCAAGAAGGACTGCACCGACTACGCGGAGTGGACGCGCACCTGGATCCAGGCCACCAAGGCCTGAGGTCGCGCGAGAGTCTCTCCGGCGCGCCCGACCGCCCCCAGCCGGGCGCACCTCACGGGTGTTCCTGGGCTTCCCCCCGAAATGCCCAGGTCACCCTCTCCCTGGAGAGACCTCCATGACGGCGGCCCTTGCCGCCCTCCGCGCCGGCGGCGGCTCCCCGACCGCCGGTCCGGCGCCCGTGAGCGGCTCCCGGGGGCCCCGCCGTGCGCGGGGTACCGGCGGGGCGGGTGCGCAGTCGCCGCACGCGAACACCCCGGACGAGTCCGGCAGGCGGCCGACGCGGACGCGCGGCCGGGGCCATCTCCTGCGGCAGACGACGCACGCGTCGCCCAGGCGCTGGGCCGTGCTCAACCCCTGCGGGTCGACGACCGGCTCGCCCGTCTGGCCCATGTCTCCATCCCCCCGGTGGGAGTCGCCTTCACGTCCTCCTTTATAGGCGGGGAAGAGTGTTGTTGCCGCTACGGAAGGTGAAAAGGGCGGCAAAGCCTCACGTGTCGCCCCGAGACTCGGGAGCGGTCGGGATATGCCCGGCGGCGGGGGCTCGGGGGCCGACCGGGCCGGCGCCGCCGCGAACCAGGTTATGCGGTGCCCGGTCGGGCGCTTTGCTCTCTTTTGAGGGGTACTTACGTACAAAGGAAGCATGTCGGTCAGGAACGTCGATGATCGGCGAGTCCGGCCGCGCAGGCCCCGCCTCCCGCGGGCGCGCGTGACGTCGCCGACGGACACCGCGTTCGGCTGCCTGATGGTGACCGCGGTGGGCGCGGCGGCCGCCGTCCTCTACGCGCTCGCCGGTGTGGGCCGCCCCGGCGTGCTCGCGGCCGTGATGGCCGCCCTCGCGGGGGTGGCCGTCGCGTCGGTCCGCTGGGGGATGGCGCACTCCGCGCGCGGGTCGCTCCGGCCGGTGGAACGCCTCCGGCGGGAGCTGGACAGGCTGACCGAGGACGACGGCGGAGGCCGCGTCGCCGTCCCGGCCTCGGGCGGCGAGGCGGAGCGGCTGGCCGAGCGCGTGAACGAGCTGCTCGCCCAGCTGGAGAGCGCGGCGCTGCAGCGGCGCGCGTTCATCTCCGACGCCTCGCACGAGCTGCGCACGCCGATCACCGGGCTGCGCACCCGCATCGAGCTGGCCCTCGCCGCCCCCGAGGACGGGGACGCCGTGGAAACCCTGCGCCACTCGCTGGCCGACATCGACCGGCTGCACCGGATCGTCGAGGACCTGCTCGTCCTCGCCCGCCTCGACTCCGGCGACATCCCCCTCCGGGAGCCCATCGACCTCGGGGCGCTGGTGGAGGCGGAGGCCGGGCTGCGCAGCCCGCCCGTCCCGATGACGGTGAAGGCCGAGCCGGGCCTCATCGTCGGCGGCAGCCGGAAGCGCCTCGGCCGCGCGGTGCGCAACCTGCTCGCCAACGCCGAGCGCTACGCCGCCGCGCGGATCGAGGTCGAGGTGCGCGCGGACGGCGACGGGGCCGTCGTCGAGGTGCACGACGACGGCCCCGGAATCCCGTTCGCCGACCGGGACCGCGTCTTCGAGCGGTTCGCCCGGCTGGACCCGGCCCGCAGCCGCGAGAAGGGCGGCAGCGGGCTCGGCCTGCCGATCGCGCGGGAGATCGCCCTCTCCCACGGCGGGACCGTGCAGGTCGCCGACGGGACCTACGGCGCCCGCCTCGTGCTCCGGCTCCCGCTCGCCCGCTGACTCAGCGGAACGCCCGGACGTTCTCCTCGGCCCACTGCGCGAAGGAACGGGCCGGGCGCCCGAGCACCTTCTCCACGTCGGGGCTGACGCTGCGCTCGGCCTCGGTCGGCTCGCCGAGGATGTCGAGGGTCCCGTCGACGACCGGCGCGGGCATGAACGCCGCCATCTGCGCTCGCGCCTCCTCCCGGGTCTGCTCGGCGAACGCGACCGGCTCGCCGAGCGCGTCGCCGATCGTCCGCGCCCGTTCCCGCGGCGTGAGCGGGGCGGGCCCGGTGAGCTCGTAGATCCGGTTCTCATGCCCGCTCTCCAGCAGGGCCGCGGCCGCGACATCGGCGATGTCGGACGGGTGGACGAACGGCAGGGCGACGTCGGCGAACGGCGCGGCGGCCGCCCGGTGGGCGCGGACCGGCTCCGCCCACGCGAACGCGTTGCTGTCGAAGCCGCCGGGCCGCAGGATCGTCCAGTCCAGCCCCGACTCCCGGACGGCGTCCTCGAACGCCCTGAGGTGGCTGTGGCCGTGCGCCGTCGGGCGCGTGCCGGCGCCCTGCGAGGACATCAGCACGACCCGCTCCACACCGGCGGACTTCACCACGTCCAGCACGGCGTGCGGGTCCAGGTCCTCGGGCGTGCCGAGCAGGTGCCCGGCGAGGAGCAGGAAGAGCGCGTCCGCCCCGTCCAGGGCGGGCCGGAGGGTCTCCGGCTCGGCGAGGTCGGCCGCGCGGTGCACGACGCCCGCGGGCAGGTCGCCGGGGTCGTTGCGCGACACCGCCGTCACCCGCTCGCCCGCCTCGGTCAGCGCCCGCACCAGCGGACGCCCGACGTTCCCCGTGGCACCCATGACAACGATCATTGCTTTTCTCCCTCTGAGCTGCATTGACACTGCCGGGGGCGGTGCCGTCGCGGTGCGACACGAGGAAAGCTAGCATCCGAGATATAGTAGGTACCTAGAAGAAAGTGACTACCCCGGGAGGCCGTGATGGTGAACGCCAGGACCCAGGAGGCGCTCGACCCCGAGCTGGCCTGCCCGATCGCCCCGGTGGTCGACCTCGTGTTCAGCCGCTGGACGACCCCGATCCTCTGGACGCTGCACGAGTACGGGCGGCAGCGGTTCGTGGAGCTGCAGCGCCGCA
The sequence above is a segment of the Actinomadura coerulea genome. Coding sequences within it:
- a CDS encoding ABC transporter substrate-binding protein, with the translated sequence MRRRATARVKAAAALAAAAALGAAGLGACSGGDDKPVGVAKVVSTLGPGEGALNLLTLPGSVESGGTDPRVDWVTPFQERTGCKIGLKVVKTPEEMADLMRDRGRRYDGVAAPPEVAGRLVEENQAVPINPDLVDGYKKLEPRLRKLLERDGKHYGLPYVWGSNLLMYDTRAVPPPAGWAALFDPAQARRYSGKIVMRDSPLAIAEAALYLKGRQRKLKIRDPYSLTPAQLAAAGRVLTRQRPYVGEYWDLPADAVSAFAGGRAVLGQAWPYHADVLNRASRPVQGVIPSEGATGWMDAWMIGARVQHPNCMYQWLQWTASPDVQQQVAEWTGVAPANPQACSGDRLKSGFCAAYHVGDRGYLDKIVFAHAPSKTCGGESGKKDCTDYAEWTRTWIQATKA
- a CDS encoding sensor histidine kinase, yielding MSVRNVDDRRVRPRRPRLPRARVTSPTDTAFGCLMVTAVGAAAAVLYALAGVGRPGVLAAVMAALAGVAVASVRWGMAHSARGSLRPVERLRRELDRLTEDDGGGRVAVPASGGEAERLAERVNELLAQLESAALQRRAFISDASHELRTPITGLRTRIELALAAPEDGDAVETLRHSLADIDRLHRIVEDLLVLARLDSGDIPLREPIDLGALVEAEAGLRSPPVPMTVKAEPGLIVGGSRKRLGRAVRNLLANAERYAAARIEVEVRADGDGAVVEVHDDGPGIPFADRDRVFERFARLDPARSREKGGSGLGLPIAREIALSHGGTVQVADGTYGARLVLRLPLAR
- a CDS encoding SDR family oxidoreductase, whose translation is MIVVMGATGNVGRPLVRALTEAGERVTAVSRNDPGDLPAGVVHRAADLAEPETLRPALDGADALFLLLAGHLLGTPEDLDPHAVLDVVKSAGVERVVLMSSQGAGTRPTAHGHSHLRAFEDAVRESGLDWTILRPGGFDSNAFAWAEPVRAHRAAAAPFADVALPFVHPSDIADVAAAALLESGHENRIYELTGPAPLTPRERARTIGDALGEPVAFAEQTREEARAQMAAFMPAPVVDGTLDILGEPTEAERSVSPDVEKVLGRPARSFAQWAEENVRAFR